The following are encoded together in the Planktothrix sp. FACHB-1365 genome:
- a CDS encoding RNA-guided endonuclease TnpB family protein: MKLRYRYRIYPTDQQKRLMSQLFGCCRVVFNDALAYCQEQYRLGNKKPNSNELSKRLTELKKTQEKIWLGEVSSIPLQQCLRDLEQAYSNFFKSRKGQRKGKKVNPPKFKKRKSKQSARFMDNGFKLYPNSDYIYIAKIGDIKVVWSRVLPATPSSVTLIKDSADRYFVSFVVEFNPQPLPENQNSVGIDLGITDFATLSNGEKVKSPQPLKKQLKRLRRLQRNLSRKQKGSKRREVARKKLARLHAKISDTRSDFLHKLSTKIICENQTIVLEDLNVSGMIKNRKLARAISDLGWRSFRTMLEAKSVMYGRDFRVIDRWIPTSQTCSCCGFRGGKKELNIREWTCLNCGQSHDRDVNAANNILVAGGLSETLNGRGGRRKTTAKVAVASETSTHSAFKQLSIFDLLR, from the coding sequence ATGAAGTTAAGGTATCGATATCGAATCTACCCGACAGACCAACAAAAGAGGTTGATGTCTCAGTTGTTCGGTTGCTGTCGGGTAGTTTTTAACGATGCCTTAGCGTACTGTCAAGAACAATACCGTTTGGGTAACAAAAAACCTAATAGCAATGAACTTTCCAAAAGACTAACAGAACTCAAGAAAACCCAGGAAAAGATCTGGTTAGGAGAGGTTTCCTCTATTCCCTTGCAACAGTGTTTAAGAGATTTAGAACAAGCTTACTCCAACTTTTTTAAATCCCGTAAAGGGCAAAGAAAAGGTAAAAAAGTCAATCCTCCTAAATTTAAAAAGCGTAAATCTAAGCAATCAGCTAGGTTTATGGATAACGGTTTTAAACTCTACCCAAATTCGGATTACATTTACATCGCCAAAATTGGTGATATCAAAGTAGTCTGGAGCAGAGTTTTACCCGCAACACCTTCTTCAGTTACCTTAATCAAAGACAGTGCTGATAGGTATTTTGTCAGTTTTGTTGTTGAGTTTAATCCTCAACCCTTGCCTGAAAACCAAAATTCCGTAGGAATTGATTTAGGAATCACTGATTTTGCGACATTAAGTAACGGTGAAAAAGTTAAATCTCCTCAACCTTTAAAGAAACAATTAAAGCGTTTAAGGAGATTACAACGTAATTTGTCAAGAAAACAGAAAGGTAGCAAGAGAAGGGAAGTTGCTAGAAAGAAACTAGCTAGACTTCACGCTAAAATTTCTGATACTAGAAGCGATTTTCTTCATAAGTTGTCAACTAAGATTATTTGTGAAAACCAAACGATAGTCTTGGAAGACTTAAATGTTTCAGGAATGATTAAAAATAGAAAACTAGCCCGTGCCATTTCAGATTTAGGTTGGCGTAGTTTTAGGACTATGTTAGAAGCTAAATCAGTGATGTACGGGCGTGATTTTCGTGTCATTGACAGATGGATTCCCACTTCTCAAACTTGCTCTTGCTGCGGTTTTCGCGGTGGCAAAAAAGAGTTAAATATTAGAGAGTGGACTTGTTTGAACTGCGGTCAATCTCACGATAGAGATGTTAACGCCGCAAATAATATTTTAGTCGCCGGAGGGCTTTCGGAGACTCTAAACGGACGTGGAGGCAGACGTAAGACTACCGCTAAGGTAGCAGTAGCCAGCGAAACGTCAACCCACTCAGCATTTAAGCAGTTGTCGATTTTCGATCTGCTTAGATAG